The Scleropages formosus chromosome 15, fSclFor1.1, whole genome shotgun sequence genomic sequence GAAGACGCAATTGTAGTTCTCCGAAAATGACAGTGGCCGTATAGAGGGCGGCTACATTTCGAAAGTCGTTTTAACCCATTTCCAGCGTTCGGGTGGAAATGAGTTGCCGAGAAACTGCatgttattcattttcagtgcCTTCAGCGCccaagaaatgtttatttttcagtagaCAAGCACAAAGAACATGACTTTCCCAAAAAATGCCCCAGATTTACTGAAAACCGGTGTCCGCGCATTAGTTGCACAGGATTgtgcacaaacagaaacaattGAATTGCAGCGAGTGGAATAAACACACGAAAGTCTCGGGCCGCCATTTGGACGTGGTCAGATCGCGCAAATATTTACGAGTCTGGGTAGTCTCCCGCCATGACACGCGACCGCCCTGCGAACGCTTCACCGGCACAGACGAAAGCCGGGACCCCGCTGCCGTCGCAGAATAAGCGGGTAGTTAAGCCAACGTGGGACGCCGTGCTTTCCGCGCTCCACCGCGATCACGTTAGGGCGCGCCTGCTGTTTTCGCCGAGCGTCGACCTCTTCGCCCGCGGTCTCGAGCGCGCGCACGGCGCTCCGACTGCGCGTCTGCGGGTTTGCTCGTCTACGCTCGCGTTTGATGGCGCGCGTGCCTTTCGCAGTGTTTATGGCGTTTGCGGTGGCGGGGTCCAAGTTTAGACCTGGCCCGCGCGTGTGGGGCGAGTGGCGCGCGTGTACTCCCGGCATccgaaaacaaaaaacagcggGCCGCGTCTCACTCCATCATCAAAGGAGCGTTATAAACCCATGGAACCCACCATaccaaagaaatgcaaaaatgtaagtATTATGTTTGAGAGGGCAACTGTAATTACACTCCccaccgcacacacacgcacacacacgcgcaatGCACTGTCCGTACTGTTATCTCAGCTTTCTAACTGCATCACCGGGACTCCTTCCTTCTTGTGATTAGAACTCGTATCGCTGGGTAGCGTTACTGGGTTTGGGGCTCAGAGGCCCGTCTAGACAGGGTGGCAGCGGGCGACCCCCAGGGTAAAGTCAACGGGGTCCCTTTCACCGGTCATTAGTCGGATGAGGCCGGTCGCTAATGGATCAGACGCGTTGATGGACGCGGTCTGGCTGGGTCAGTCCCGAGCACACAGCCAAAGTTCAACACGAAACAGCTGCTTCGCGAGTACAAGTGCCGAAAACAACAAGTGCTGGTCCTACCAGGCAGGAAGTTGGTCTTAGCAGTTCATTAATGGCTTCTAACCGTATTCGCGGCTAGCGTTCGGAGCCCGCCAACCTAAAATGTAGCCCGTGTCGCCCTCGTAATCTCGAGCGTGCAAAGTTATTTCGCCGTTAGAAAGACTCAGAAATGCGCATCTGGTTGACTGCTGGATTAGTGAAGCGTCAGGAAACGTGGCctaatatttttaacatcaaATTACATAAAGGATAGCTTTGCTAGCAGACTGGCAGTACAGCTGTGCTCAGTCGCCATCTTGTTATTATATCGTTTATGAATCGCTGACAGAAAGCCAAAGGTTCCCTAAACATCGCAGTGTTATAAGTGTGAATATTCCACATACTTTACAGGGCAGGAGAATATTACATGTCAGGAACGCGATTCAAAATTCCCCAAGTGCTCGGAATGAACTGCAACACCAGTTAGCAAAGCCAGGCGCTGCTTGATGGACGTGAAGTGCTGGAAGGCCCTCTTTGCAGCAGCCGGTGACTTTGGGGTAAAGAAAAGTTCAGTAAAGGGCCACGAAAGCAACAGTTTGACACTCAGCGGTTTTGCGCTGTTGATGCCCTTTGAAAACCCGCTGTCCTCCATCATGGTGGAACACAGCGTTTcgagatgtttatttttctaactTCTGAAAACTCCGAACgtacagaaaaacaaatcgAATCCAGAGCTTTCATTAGATGTTTTTCAGGAACTTAATATTGTACCTTTCAAGGCGTTGGATGTGCCGATGTTTTCTCTTCGATCTGTGTCAATATCCCACGTTCGCCCTACAGGCCAGGGCTGGAGTAATTAGCATCTAAAAGGAAACATGGGGAAAAGAGAAACGGGCAAGGTAGCTTCGGAGAACCAGCAGTACGAGGTTTACGTTGGCCTCCTTTTAAAGAGCTGGACGgggagaccacagactaccccATGTTGGTGTATGGGAATTACATACAAAGAGCGTGTTGACAAAGCCAATTCGGACCGCTCGGTATTCCTACGACCTCCAAAGGGCAACGACGTGTTGTGAACTCGTGCCAGAGCTCGTAATGCAGCAGCAAGGCTACCCAGACAGTTGAAGCCATTGCATGGAAGCcacaggaggagaaagaggatcAGTTCATCCAGGGGCAAGAGCAGCTCAACCAAGAGCCCAGGATTCGCCACCGCCACTTACTGAGGGCAATCGCTGGTGGCAGGCATGTTGACACGGACCAAAAATCGTAGTAACAAGGGGTACGGAAGAATTATAACACGGGACCTCCACTTCATTTCGTGCTccatcccctcccccacctaCCTCATCCCAACATTCTTTGAAGATCGCCCCACTCTTCCCTTCTAGTCCTCCTCTTACAGTCCTCTCCCACTTACCAGTGTATACTGGACCATCACTGCTCTTCTCCATCATGCTAATTTAATTCCGTCTTCCTGGATCACCGTCAGCGCTGGCTCAGCTGCTGTTTCAGAGTCGAGGACCTCGGCCCAGTTTCGCTCGAGGGGTTTTGCGGGGGTCAGTTCATCCTCGGCATTCAGGCCTTGattctgtgcatgtttttttagcACTTGtcccctttgttttgtttctcgattgtcttgtgtttttattggaACTATTCCCCACGCAGCCCTGGTGTTCAGCCACCTCTGAGCATTACTCAGCCTCCTCGTTGTGGGTCAGCTCATATCATACACGGGCCTCCAGAAGGCAGGCCTCCTTGGGTAAGGCTGAGAACGTAGGGTTCGCTCCAAACACGCAGGACTTGGCTGGCCAAAACGCAGGCTAAGCAGAAGGGAATAGTCTCGTAAGTCGGCTCACTTAACATTGGTTCCCATGCTCGTCTCCAAagttaaaggagaaaaaataaaaatatgattaaataaCTGGCCAGGAGTTCACGTAAACGGTTTGTTCTTTGTTCTGAGAACTTGTCAGCATCGAAGACCctttaaataaaacaggaacATATGGTGTCGATGGCGCGCATCCCAGTTTGTGAGAGAGGGCAACTTTGTGTGCTTCCGTGGGAGTGTTGGAAAACGGGTGCGACCCGTCCACCTCGCCCCAACTCACGGCAGACCTATGACTTCAACCCACCATAAACCCTCCTCTGCTGTGCGCAAGTATAACTAGAGAGTTTAACAACGTGGCCTGCCACACTGTCTCAGTTGAAGAACGCGATCGTCCATCATCGTACTGTCCACCAAGTGATCCGCCTGCATCAATGGAAGCCCTCCGTCTGATTTAAGTCCTACCCATGTGTCCCTTGTATGGCCCAAACTTTCCTGGCACTCTCTCAATCTGAACCTCCATTTTTTAGAAGATGAAGGTCTGGGAATCCTTGTGCTTTACGACCTAGTGTGGAGCCCAGCTGGGGTAATTCATTGGTCTGAGAATGACCTCATAGTCCAAGTCGAGGTCTGGGTTTAAACCTGACATAGTGTTTCGGCGAAAAGTCGAAGGGCACATCCCTAGACGTCATCTCCGGGACGTATCCCCAAACGAACCTGGACAGATGTCACTTATATAAGTTTATTGCTGAGTGAATACGAGACATTTAACCTCTACTTCTATCCACTGGCATTTGTAACTATGACTATAAGCAGTTTCCAACAGATAAACAGCTGCAGACTGCGACCCATCAGATCAATGAACTGATTTGGACACAATGTCTTTAACCACATTATTGATCACACATGTTGAATGCTGAAAATGGCACGATTTATCGCATTACAGCCACGGTCTCGTGGAAGCATCCCAGCATATTGGAATAAGGTGGATCTTTATAACACTTGAGCAGCACCAGGTGAGATGTAGAAATGTGTTATTAAATTGGGATACAGAGAGGCTGCAGATTGGCTGTGTCATATGATAAAGGAAAGATTTATGCCTTCTGGACAAACAGGATGTTTTGCATGTTGGCAAATGAGGAAAAGCTGTAGGAGTGGCTGGATCTTGGAGCTCTTGTGTTGGTGTCAAAACAATAGTCCattatataatacattattGTCTCCCCCGCAACTCACCTCTCATTTCCCGATAATCTCTCCCTCTGTTCGAGCCAGCATTAAAGCACCAGGCAGGCCTTCCCACTAAAGACAGACGTGAGAGAGCAAGAAGGGAATTTCATGAATGGACCCTAATTTTCCATCTAGACAGCCAGCCCACACAGTGTATCAGTGCATTAGTGCATTGCTCTAAATCTTTCTTACAGACAGTGCTTTAATCCCTTAATAAGCCTTTAATTACCCCTGCTTCTTAAAAATTGTGTTGCAGTCATTAGAACAATGAGTCGAAGGCCACATTCAAGATAATGTGATGAAAAAGACAGAATGTTTCCCGTGCAGAGTCCTTGAGGGGTTTTGTCTAAAGTGCAACACAGGTAAAGTGCACGTTCAGAAACTTAATTGAAGGATCACTGCCATTTGTCTGCTCTCTGCGGTGGGATTCTGCAACGCCAAGGCTTTGTGGACTTGTGCGCTGCAGAACGACCAGGATGTAGCGCTTTTATGCCACCGCTCACGATTTTACCAGCTCTTTTTTCTCCCGTCACTTCTGCAGGTTTGTGACACGCTTCATCGAACTGGATGGTCTCACGTGCCTCTTGAATTTTCTGAAGAGCATGGACTATGAGACATCGGAGAGCCGCATCCACACCTCAATCATCGGCTGCATCAAGGCTCTGATGAACAATTCGCAGGGCCGTGCCCACGTGTTGGCCCACCCCCACAGCATCAACACCATTTCCCAGAGCCTGCGGCAGGACAACATTAAGACCAAGGTGGCTGTGCTGGAGATCTTGGGTGCTGTCTGCCTGGTGCCTGACGGCCATAAGAAGGTCTTGCAAGCCATGGTGCACTACCAGAAGTATGCTGCAGAAAGGACCCGCTTCCAAGTAAGCCCAGGAAGACTaaggctctcttcagcctccccATTTGAATGAAATTTCATGATTCTGAAATGCTTGTCCTTTAGATGAAAGGTATACACTCATGCCTTCTCATATTTACCGTCAAAAATTATCGTACCACGTGCACCATTCTTTACCCAGGCACTTTATCTTTCATAATGCTAAAAAAAGTCAAGAGGGCAGCGTATAGAAGTATAGAACCTCAGCATCTCCTCCACTCACCACAGACACTGCTGAATGAGCTAGACAGCAGTACTGGGCGCTACAGAGACGAGGTCAACCTGAAGACTGCCATTATGTCCTTCATCAATGCTGTTCTCAATGCTGGAGCAGGGGAGGTAAGTCAAACCAGTCTGAGAGCTTGAGGCAATGTTGAGCCCCAGAGTGGGCATCATGTTTGCTTTAGCTGATCATTCAGAGATGCCTGGTAAACTGATAATTGTTTTATGCAACAAACCATCGGAGTTTCCATGCCTTGTAGCCCCGTTAGCCGATCAACCTGGGTGGCTGCTGGTAAACTGCTGCCATTCTATTTTTCCTTGCCTGCTGCATTACAATGCTGATCCAACCCACTTCAACAGGACAATCTGGAGTTCCGCCTCCATCTCAGGTACGAGTTCCTGATGCTGGGGATCCAGCCGGTAATTGACAAGCTGCGGGGACACGAGAATGCCACCCTGGACAGGTAACCAAGACTAAGACTAACCGGTCTTTCAACCTTGTTCCACGGATTATCCCTTATATAACTGCAAGTCACGGATCAATCAAAAAGCAATTACAAGTGCAGCGAAGCTCTTTACCCTTTGGACCAAAAAACCTtggtgtgtgtgattctgtagACACCTGGACTTCTTTGAGATGGTGCGAAACGAAGACGACTACGAATTAGCCAAGCGCTTCGACTTGGTGAGTGGAATAGGAATGTCTCCAAGATCAAAAATTGAGTAATTAAATTGTTCTGGCCTCAAATTTCGGGCTTCACTGGCCGAGGTGGTTGACACTGCTGTTTCTTGTAAGGTGCACATTGACACAAAGAGCGCCAGCCAGATGTTCGAAGTGATCAAGAAGAAGCTCAGCCACACAGAAGCCTACCCCCACCTGCTCTCCATCCTCCAGCACTGCCTCGAGATGCCCTGTAAGTTTCTGGTCTCCTTCATACACTTACTCCATCTCCTGAAAGCTAATTAGAGTCAGTCAGATTCGTTCTTGGCCATGAAGGTCAAGTTGAAAGGCACAAGCAGGAACCTCATCCATGGAGTGGCTGTGCATGAGGCCTTTTGAGATTCTTACCTGTCTGTCTCATCTGAGGCTATGTCTGAAACCATGAGCAGAATGAATGACTTCAAGGCCCTAAGTGGGGGCCTTTATCAGGAAAGGACTTGCCAAAGAATTGAACATGACAGTGTGGAGAATCGCCTCTGACAGTTCTGGCCCACTGATAGTTCCAGTTCATCCCCCAAGTAAACTGGACGTCTCCGTTTTCCTTCACGAGCCCATTAAAATGATAAGGTGTTCGCTGTAAATATGCTTAGCTGTGCGTCTGCCTCTGAACTTTGATCCCCTCCCACCCCTGCCCCCAGACAAGCGTGGAGCAAGCAGCTTTCAGCACTGGCAGCTGCTGGACCGCATCCTGCAACAGATCATCCTGCAGGACGAGAAGGGCGAGGACCCAGACGTGGCGCCCCTGGACAACTTCAATGTCAAGAACATCATCCGCATGTGAGCGCCCTGCCCTGCCGCGcactgccctgccctgccctgccccacCTGACCCCATCCTCCTCTGCCCAACATCCACACTGTCACCACCCTCACACCTTGGGGCATCTCCAACTCCTATGTTTTAAGCGCTGCACATTTCACACTGTAACTCGATGCCCTCTTTAAGAATACAACTtcctttaaataataatatcaaGTCTCTCGGTCTGTAATTCTACCCTAATTTGAACCAGATGAGCGTTTTAATTTagctctaatttttttttgaagtgaaCCAAGCTGCATGACGCAACTAGAACTGGATTAAGAGGAGCTCTTGCAGACAGATCTTCCCAAATTAAGCATAGACTGTACAGCATCCGCTACCAGTGGGATCCTGGCAGATCAAAGCAGGGCCTGGCGTCCAGCGGCGCCGAGACGCTCCAGCGGTTCAAGCTCGAATGGGCGGACCTTCAAAGGCTAGGTCTTCTGGCGCACAGAGGAGCGCtggacaaacagacaaacagacgGAGACATGTGGGGAGCTGCATCTCGGAGCAGGCCGACTAGGCATGAGGGAGGGGAGGTGCTGAGTGGACAGTGGTCAGCCGGGATGGGGAGGCTGCTGTGGAAGTGGAGGAGATCAAGGGCAGGAGAACCCGCTAATCTGAGCTGCTAATTCAGATGAGTTTTCTTGAGACCCCCCCCTCCatccacacaaaaaaagatcATCTTGAACACAGAGTAATAGCAAACAATACAATATAATGGAATAATACGACAATCGGAAGAAACAGTTCAGTTTATACTGGTGACTTCCTTGAGTTTTTcttacatgtgtttcagatcaaGGTTGGGATGTGTTGTAGCACTAATGCACCTTGAAGGGAACGTGTACATTGCAGACATCAGACTCTCAGTAGTCTCTCTTATAGCAAGAATGACCTAGTaacaatcagattttttttcccctcctacCTTTAAATTTCCCCTTTACTGTCTTATCCTTCCACTGTCTGTCACCTTTACCCTGGTTTCTATTGCTTACATTACTTAAGACACCCAGAGCGATGGTCCTTCTGTTTAGTCTAAGTCTTGGACAAGGTGCAGACTGCTTAGTGTATGATATTTTTTCACCCAAATCTCACATATAACTGTTAAATCTTTATGGTGCCAAACGCCAACATAATTTAGAACAAGTCTAACCACTACTACCGCTATTTTTCAACGCATAATGGGACACAAATAAATCTTTTAACATCCAGTAATGTATATATTAATGCTgcaattgttttttgtttccgtGAGGCTAAATTGCGTGtggaaaatgacaaatgtgGAGAATATATCTCCTCATCTTGGCCGATTGCCAAAACTCGGGCCGTTAAATTAACTATTACTTTCGGTTTATGGGGAACAGATGATCGTCTCATGGGCTGGGTAATAAGTAAAAGAAAGGAGCGCGTTGTTATAAATCATCACAGCCCGAAGGATGACGACTGAGACAACTCAGTAGGCCTATGAGAAAAATGATTCACTGCCGCTAACATGGCTAAATTAAATTCCGTTTTAAAACCCCACCCCCCATACAAGCACATTGAGTCTTCACAACTAATCCATTTGTAAttccatacagtatattaaaattatatttttctatgGAATAAActgtttacagtttattttaatagcatATAAAGAATATGTAATTAATAACCATTATttgtctgacacctttatccaaagggacttacaatgttagttttgtGTACTAAGTTACtagcagtgatttactcatttatatagagGGCAATTTgtactgcatcatttcagggtaaatatcttgactgatggtactacagcaagagtggggaTTCAGATTCCAGTTCTTCAATTGCAGGGCAACTTCTCTTACCCCTACAGCACCCACTGCCCCATAACTGGCAACGTAAAATTGTGAACATGCACCTATGTGCAGCATGATGAATGCTGTTTGTTTCCGCTGCCAGGCTGGTGAACGAGAACGAAGTGAAACAGTGGAGGGATCAGGCAGAGAAGTTCCGGAAAGGTGAGACCCCCGCTGAGAATCACACGCTGTCTTATGTAACTTGATGGTTCGGTGGACGGTTCCATCCCAAGCCAAAGAATTTACACGTGTTGCACTAACAAACTGATCCTGCTGGAATTGTGTGGGGACATGAATTGGTAAGCAACTGGTCATAAGGTCAGTTCTTTAACGACTACACCATCTACCACCCTATACACTTCCTGACCCTCTTGGATCCCTTCCATCCCATTCGCACAGAGCACGCGGAGCTGCTGGCCAAACTGGAGCGGAAGGAGAGGGAGTGCGAGACAAAGAcgcaggagaaggaggacatgATGAAGACGCTCAACAAGATGAAGGACAAGCTGCAGAGGGAGGGTGTGGAGCTGCGGACCGCGAGGGAGCAAGTGCTGGACCTGTCCTCCCGCATCAACGATATAGGGGTGAGCAAGCACCCAAGTTGCACTTCCCACTCGTCCAATCGCCGCTCCCTACCAGACGTCCATCCCCGGGCCGCGGTTATGGATCAGTTACACAATCAAGTTTTTTCTGAAGCATAACCACAAGGTCCCTCTTGGGACTAGAACATGTGAACCACCAGCAGTCAAATAAAATGCCCCACAAGACTAGAATCTGTTTTATAATCATCTGCCTGATGTACTTTATTTCAGCGTTCAATGTGTTAATTACGGTTTTTCCATCTCCTTCTCTTATCTTGTGCCACCAGGGAGGCAATATACCattccctcctccccctccaccacctGGTGACCCTCTTGCTCCCCTCCCTCCCATGATGGGCAGCttcccccctccaccaccacctctGCCATTCTCctgccctccccctcctccaccgcctcctcctccagggggtccaccccctccccctggaGCCCCGCCCCTCTTTACCCCAGgagcccctcctcctccaggaccACCCGGCCCCCCGGCGTTCAGCACAGGACCTCCTCTGCGCACAAAGTCCATTCCTCAACCCTCACACCCTCTCAAGTCCTTCAACTGGTCCAAACTGGGGGAGGTAAGTCTCCAGAGCATTACATCTTAATCTCTTCCTGATCATAGCCGCCGTTAGCAGGTGGCGTAGAGGTCAGAGCTGTCGCCTTTCAACTGAAAGGATTCAggctcaattcccacctctagctacagtaacccttgatcaaggtacttaccatgaattaacacagtaaagACTGCCCAGCAACACCAActggtgaatcactgtaagtagcttaatgctgtaagtggctttggagaaaagcatcaggtaaatatatagtatattagtGAGACATCCAGCATTTTCTCTTAGCCAGAGATTATTGCCAGGCTTGACTTGCAATCTAACCGTCTGTTCTCAACTGTATCGACATATTGCACGTGAGATCAACcctaaagaaaaatacatgaaatacagcGTGTATCATAGTACCGCAGTTATTAAAAGTATGTTTAGTAAACACTGTGTACAGCGTCCATTACCAGTGCAGTTAACACAAATCAGTGCAGCCCAGTCTTTCCTCTTGCCGCTCAGAACAAGATCAACGGCACCATCTGGCACGACATCGATGACCTGCGGGCCTTCAAGATCCTGGACCTGAAGGAGATTGAGAAGATGTTCTCAGCCTACCAGAGGCAGCAGGTACGGCAACTTGGAGAGTCGTGCCAAGGGTGGCAGGGGTCGCGGGTCCTTTCCCATTACCCAGAAGGCCTGGAGCAGACTGCCACTGCAGCCTGGGTGTAGAAAAATGCAGCCATtctgtttctgtgcattttttgcTGCCTGTGATGCCTTGCtgtatgagtgagtgagtgaacgtACGTATGTGTCTATCTGCACATGTGGTTGGAGCTCAGTACAAGCCTGGCTGAAGGCTAACATTAGCAGCATTTAGAAACTGCTTCCCTCGCTATGTCTGACTCCACATTATTTGCCCTAGAACTAAAGCATGTTGTAGCATCAGCACTGCAGTTCGGAGGGGTTGGCAAGGATCAAGGATCTTCTGTGGTCCTCATGGGACGGCCCGAGGGGGATTATCATAGCCGTATCCATTTGGCCAAAACTACCAACGTCAAGGTTTCTTGAAGTACCACCCTGAAGATCAACGTAATCGCCCTTTATTGAAGCTATGCTACTTaatgaactgtaaaaataatgacgcttgtaatgttttatttcattcataataacaaatgtTGGTCTGCAGTTTATCCCAGTGAAGATCTGATGCCAACCAGCCCCTCTGTAGAAACCTAAAGCTCTGCTAGAATAGTGAGCGCTTCTTGAGTTGCTAACCTCCGCATGTGtttcaatttttgttttctctgcgcTCCATGGCTGCCTGGGTAGGAGCTGCTCACTAACCAATCCTTCAAGCAGGTGAGTCATGCCGACGGGGGCCGCCCACCTGTTATCGCGTACGCACCTGGACACGCACCTGTGAGAGATGCGCCCGGCGTGTCGAGAGCTTTCGTAGCCTAAGCCGTTGGTGGGGAAAGCTCCTGTTGCACATGGAGAGACGTGAATAGTGTGAGCAGAGCGGGTTCGCCCCATGGGAAAACCGTTTTTGGCACGGAGAGGAGCCGAGGCGTAAGGCGTGGTGCGTTGAGCTCATGCGCACCGTTACCTGCCGGCCTTTCGGGGGCAATGCGGTGTGGAAGGAATGAGGTCTCCTCAGAAGCTCCCTGCGTCATCCCTGTACTTCTGTGCATCAGACCGTTGACGCCACTATAAAACTGCACAGCGTCCTGCTGACTTGTTCAGTTCTCTCACTACCAGTGCGAATGACACTTTTGCGTCATAATTGCATTTGGGGTTTAAAGAGCAGTGTTTTCACGAATGAATAACTCTTGAGTGGCATGAAACGGAACAGGTCCCAGTGAATTGGACGGACTAACCGTTACCCCGCCGGCCCCTCTAACTGCAGAAAGAGACGGGCTCCATGGACGACCTGTACATGAGCACGCGCAAGGTGAAGGAGCTGTCCGTCATCGACGGCCGCCGTGCCCAAAACTGCGTTATCCTGCTCTCCAAGTGAGTACCCATAATGCACCGCACTAACCCCACTTGTAGCAGCAGACCATGCTGGCGTGCTGCTGGGCCAAACAGGGAGCGCACTCGTGAGACTGGGCCAGTCGATGCTCAGCGCCCAGGGGCTACTGGTTGTGTTGGAACAAGGTCACAAGCTCCATGTGACGGGGTATTGATGCTCCGCTCGAAAAGCTTCGTTCACATTAAACTCTGCTCCAGGCTTGGCCCGCAGGAGCTGAAATCTCGTGGTTGTGTTCACCTGAGGAATCCCGCATTGTGTTCCGACCTGCGtatctaagttcatgtaagaacCCTTTCGGAAAGTGCTGCTCTGATCACTTTGAAGCTGCCAGAGTCCTTGGGAACTCATCTCGTAACGCACGACCGTTCAACGTCTGACGCTCGTGGGGTGTTTGCGCTTCCGCCGTCCCCCCCAAACGCTCATTGCTTCGTCTGACCCTCGGCAGGCTGAAAATGAGCAACGAGGAGATCAGGCGAGCAATCCTGGAGATGGACGAGAGAGAGGAGCTGGCCAAGGACATGCTGGAGCAGGTAGCGCCCTCTCGGGGTCACGTCTTAAATTGCAGCTTATTTTCAGCATCCCACTCATCCAACGAATTCCAGCCCCAGATCTGCCAGGGAAATCGATGTACGGTAAATTATATTACAGCGCTGGACTTAAACTGGTTTACCGCATCTGTGTGGTGTCTGTTGCGATAATCCCAGGCTGACCGATGTGTTACACAACCCGTCTGAGCGGGGAAGGTGCTGTATGTTTGGTCTGCAGCCGGTCTGCAGCTGCTTGTTCTGTGTCCCTGGTGCGACTGacgtgtttgtctgtgtgtcgTCGCTCCTCAGCTGCTCAAGTTCGTCCCGGAGAAGAGCGACGTGGACCTCCTGGAGGAGCACAAGCACGAGCTGGAGCGCATGGCGCGAGCTGATCGCTTCCTCTTCGAGATGAGCAGGTCAGCCACGGGGGCAAAGGGCGGGGGTTGGGAGTGTTGAACAGTCGTCATGGCAACACAGCAACCTGCAGTCCCTGTGATTGCACCTCTGGCAAAGCTTGAGAACCCTTTCGGCCCTGATCCTCGAAGCAAAGCCAAATTTACACTCGCTCAACCATTCCTGACGGGGAGAACGTCAGTGCTGACAACCCGATCTTCGGCACCACGACGCGCCAGAAGTATTTTCTCCGTCTCCAAGTTATGAGGTTGTCAAGTGAGTGCGGACGAGCCACAGAAGGAGCTGCTTCTCGCTTTAATTTGACGAGTGTCAAAACGTCCACCGGCTTCACAGCCAATggagagaagaaaaggaaacCGCTCGACGTGATCTTCTGTTCTTTCATATCGGCCGTGAGACGTTATTCTGGAACCTCCCGGAGGACAAACAATCCGCTCTGTCGCGTCCCACTGACAGAAATAGCTCCCGGCTCCTCGCTTGATCACGTTTTTCGTAGCTCTTGAACTAATATTAGTCAGCAGCCCAGATTTCGGCGCTGTCGCTTGTGCCATTTAATATGCTTGTTCCCCCTTTTAAGTGACACAACGAGGTCGCCGCCCGTGACATGATTGTCATCGAATCGTCTGGCACTGGTGGTGGCGCGCCACGGCATAAAGGCTGCGCACGGGATGAGATAGAGTTAGCTTTGAAATGACATCCTCCCCTGGAGACATGTCCAGctcactctgtctctctctctcatcttcTACCCCCCTGTCCCATGCTCACCTCCTCCCCCATTCCCTTCATCTTCATCTCACCTGCCTGCACTACCCAAAGGATTGACCACTACCAGCAGAGGCTCCAGGCGCTGTTCTTTAAGAAGAAGTTTGCAGAGCGTGTGATGGAAGCCAAGCCCAAGGTGGAAGGTAGGGATGATGGCTGGGAGGGGGTGGCA encodes the following:
- the daam2 gene encoding disheveled-associated activator of morphogenesis 2 isoform X3, whose product is MARVPFAVFMAFAVAGSKFRPGPRVWGEWRACTPGIRKQKTAGRVSLHHQRSVINPWNPPYQRNAKMFVTRFIELDGLTCLLNFLKSMDYETSESRIHTSIIGCIKALMNNSQGRAHVLAHPHSINTISQSLRQDNIKTKVAVLEILGAVCLVPDGHKKVLQAMVHYQKYAAERTRFQTLLNELDSSTGRYRDEVNLKTAIMSFINAVLNAGAGEDNLEFRLHLRYEFLMLGIQPVIDKLRGHENATLDRHLDFFEMVRNEDDYELAKRFDLVHIDTKSASQMFEVIKKKLSHTEAYPHLLSILQHCLEMPYKRGASSFQHWQLLDRILQQIILQDEKGEDPDVAPLDNFNVKNIIRMLVNENEVKQWRDQAEKFRKEHAELLAKLERKERECETKTQEKEDMMKTLNKMKDKLQREGVELRTAREQVLDLSSRINDIGGGNIPFPPPPPPPGDPLAPLPPMMGSFPPPPPPLPFSCPPPPPPPPPPGGPPPPPGAPPLFTPGAPPPPGPPGPPAFSTGPPLRTKSIPQPSHPLKSFNWSKLGENKINGTIWHDIDDLRAFKILDLKEIEKMFSAYQRQQELLTNQSFKQKETGSMDDLYMSTRKVKELSVIDGRRAQNCVILLSKLKMSNEEIRRAILEMDEREELAKDMLEQLLKFVPEKSDVDLLEEHKHELERMARADRFLFEMSRIDHYQQRLQALFFKKKFAERVMEAKPKVEAILSASREVTRSKRLTQTLEVVLAFGNFMNKGQRGNAYGFKVSSLNKIVDTKSSIDRNITMLHYLIMIFEKNYPDILYIQQDLQSIPEAAKVNLVELEKEVYSIKSGLKALEAELHYQQSRVRDHGDKFVPVVSDFITVASFSFSELEDLLNEAKDKFAKALRHFGEELGKMQPDEFFGIFDTFLQSFSEARQDLENMQRRKDEEERRARMEAMLKDQRERERRSKKNTGSSTSEEVGEFDDLVSALRSGEVFDKDMSKLKRNRKRSGKDLLDGNGRERPITKVNY
- the daam2 gene encoding disheveled-associated activator of morphogenesis 2 isoform X1; this encodes MPPRKRTRPALGFLCCFGSSEPPEINLKDSVPLQLLEFSAPMPPEEELHARFSELVDELDLTDRNREAMFALPAEKKWQIYCSKKKEQEDPNKLATSWPDYYIDRINSMAAMQTLFAFDEEEMEMRNKVVEDLKTALRTQPMRFVTRFIELDGLTCLLNFLKSMDYETSESRIHTSIIGCIKALMNNSQGRAHVLAHPHSINTISQSLRQDNIKTKVAVLEILGAVCLVPDGHKKVLQAMVHYQKYAAERTRFQTLLNELDSSTGRYRDEVNLKTAIMSFINAVLNAGAGEDNLEFRLHLRYEFLMLGIQPVIDKLRGHENATLDRHLDFFEMVRNEDDYELAKRFDLVHIDTKSASQMFEVIKKKLSHTEAYPHLLSILQHCLEMPYKRGASSFQHWQLLDRILQQIILQDEKGEDPDVAPLDNFNVKNIIRMLVNENEVKQWRDQAEKFRKEHAELLAKLERKERECETKTQEKEDMMKTLNKMKDKLQREGVELRTAREQVLDLSSRINDIGGGNIPFPPPPPPPGDPLAPLPPMMGSFPPPPPPLPFSCPPPPPPPPPPGGPPPPPGAPPLFTPGAPPPPGPPGPPAFSTGPPLRTKSIPQPSHPLKSFNWSKLGENKINGTIWHDIDDLRAFKILDLKEIEKMFSAYQRQQELLTNQSFKQKETGSMDDLYMSTRKVKELSVIDGRRAQNCVILLSKLKMSNEEIRRAILEMDEREELAKDMLEQLLKFVPEKSDVDLLEEHKHELERMARADRFLFEMSRIDHYQQRLQALFFKKKFAERVMEAKPKVEAILSASREVTRSKRLTQTLEVVLAFGNFMNKGQRGNAYGFKVSSLNKIVDTKSSIDRNITMLHYLIMIFEKNYPDILYIQQDLQSIPEAAKVNLVELEKEVYSIKSGLKALEAELHYQQSRVRDHGDKFVPVVSDFITVASFSFSELEDLLNEAKDKFAKALRHFGEELGKMQPDEFFGIFDTFLQSFSEARQDLENMQRRKDEEERRARMEAMLKDQRERERRSKKNTGSSTSEEVGEFDDLVSALRSGEVFDKDMSKLKRNRKRSGKDLLDGNGRERPITKVNY